In Veillonellales bacterium, the genomic window CGTATTGGCAAGCACATCAATCAGCTTTTTCCCTACACTATCCGATCGAATTGTCACCGTCGGTGCATTATCCAATGCTCCGATTCCGCCGAATAACGCTTCCGCCCCCTGCTGAGCCTTTTCAGCTTCTTCCTGGCCGTGGACCAGCTTTGTAACTTCAAAGGCCAGGGTTTTCTTGGCAATATTAATTTCTTTATCTTTAAGTGCACCTAGCCGGTGAACCTCAGTCATTGGCAAAAAGGTAAGCAGCGCTAAGCATTTTTCTACATCAGCATCATCAACATTGCGCCAATACTGATAAAAATCATAAGGAGAAGTTTTTTCGCCGTCAAGCCACAAAGCACCTTTCTCCGTCTTACCCATCTTTCTCCCATCACTTGTGGTGAGAAGAGTAAAGGTAAGTCCGTAGGCCGGTTTACCTTCTTTGCGGCGAATAAGATCCGCCCCGGCAAGAATATTGGACCACTGGTCGTCGCCGCCCATTTGCATAATGCATCCGCACCGGCGGTTGAGTTCTAAAAAATCATAACCCTGCATTAACATATAGTTAAACTCCAGGAAAGATAACCCTTTTTCCAATCGCTGCTTAAAGCATTCAGCAGTCAACATGCGATTGACTGAAAAATGAACGCCAATATCCCGGAGAAATTCCACATAATTAAGTCCCAGCAACCAATCCGCATTATTAAGTAATAATGCCTTGTCATCAGTAAAATCAATAAATCGCTGCATCTGTTTTTTAAAGCGTTCGCCGTTATGCCTTATATCATCCTGCGTCATCATTTTTCGCATATCCGTCTTGCCTGAGGGGTCCCCTACCATCGCTGTTCCACCGCCAATGAGACAGACAGGACGATGACCGGCCCGCTGCATATGTGCCATAACCATCATTCCCAGAAAATGGCCAACATGCAGGCTGTCGGCAGTAGGATCGAACCCAATATAAAATGTAATCTTTTCTTTTGCTAACAGTTCGGCAATCTCATCGTCGTGAGTAAGCTGTTGGACAAACCCACGTTCTTTAAGAGTATCAAGAACATTCATTGCTCAAAAGCCTCCTTTTATTTATCAAATCTATATTAAATCCAAATTCTTTTCAAGAAGGACAAAAAACTCCTGACAAGTCAGGAGTTTATTTTTTATTGGTGCCGAGGACCGGAATCGAACCGGTACGGAGATCACTCTCCGAGGGATTTTAA contains:
- the tyrS gene encoding tyrosine--tRNA ligase, translated to MNVLDTLKERGFVQQLTHDDEIAELLAKEKITFYIGFDPTADSLHVGHFLGMMVMAHMQRAGHRPVCLIGGGTAMVGDPSGKTDMRKMMTQDDIRHNGERFKKQMQRFIDFTDDKALLLNNADWLLGLNYVEFLRDIGVHFSVNRMLTAECFKQRLEKGLSFLEFNYMLMQGYDFLELNRRCGCIMQMGGDDQWSNILAGADLIRRKEGKPAYGLTFTLLTTSDGRKMGKTEKGALWLDGEKTSPYDFYQYWRNVDDADVEKCLALLTFLPMTEVHRLGALKDKEINIAKKTLAFEVTKLVHGQEEAEKAQQGAEALFGGIGALDNAPTVTIRSDSVGKKLIDVLANTGIIASKSEGRRLIQQGGLYIGEAKILDPDFLLNAALFDSNSLIIRKGKKSYHRIIVE